A window of Pararge aegeria chromosome 27, ilParAegt1.1, whole genome shotgun sequence genomic DNA:
TACGCGCCGCCTGTGCGTATACAAACACGCGCTCTGTCTGAACGTGCGACCGCACATGTCGCACGACAGCGGCTTCTCGCCTGTGTGTATTAGCTCGTGCTCGCGAAGGCACTTCTTATCCTGAAAATAATGAAACACCTTTTCATGCTGTTGCTCGAAAAGTGTACTTTTTGTAGCCGCGTAGCGTGCGGAAAGATTGTTTTCACGCACAAGTGCTTTTATGTTTtctctcatttttttttcattcctgttttcaattgttttttttttgctattaccGACCCGACAGAACACGAGTATCCTCACACAGTgagatttaggccgtagtccatcacgctggtccagtgcgggaCTGGTGGACTCGGGAGTGAGGCCTCGCGTGCGtttaattacatcggcaacttCACCATACaagcttagcggcagaaataagctctTTATCCAAACTATAAGAGGCCTGGGCCCAGAAGTGGGACTGAGAACACAGAATTACGAACGTACAGAAGCCTctttcagtcattattgcatgcagtgcattgtgttcaaaaacagtgaGAACGCCCCGCgaacgtctcacttcacacccgcggaatgtggCTATCTCACAAACTTCCCATTTTCTATGGTAAACGttagtccaccaacccgcactgggccagagtggtggactacggccctaaacccttctcattgtagaagacccgtgctctgtagtgggccggtaatgtgatgatgatcgTAAAGGTTAATAAcatcagaggtaaaataattactgtcaacggTTAAATGAAATGAAGCGAGTAACCGCCTGTTcgtgaaacactactaaagtggagtggtttttgatgcttcaatattagtcgtgtacacggcttctgtctgttcttaattctgcggCTGagaataatagtaaataaataaataaatatactaagacaatacagacatcgccatctagccccaagtaagcgtagcttgtgttatgggtactgagatgaccgaagaatatttttatgaataatatacataaatacttataatgtacatataaacacccagacactgaaaaacattcatgttcatcacacacacacacacattttccagtcgtgggaatcgaacacacggtcCTGGACAGGAGAAGGAGAAAGAACGATTAAGAAGAGATACATGAGaatataagctgtaagatctaataatctatatatataaaaatgttatgttcgtttgtgtacgcttcaaaaactcaaaaagttctgcaatgatggggctgaaattttagcatgatataaaaTACGCaccaaggattgtttttatctatttttctcaaccattaaacacctagtatttatataaaaaccttcatgcccatcacacaaacatttttttccagttgtgggaatcgaaccaacggccttaaACCCTGTTATTTTGATAATAGAACAGCGCATACCCGGAAAGCCTTCCCACAGGTCTGGCACAGTATTTTGTCGCCCGACTTCTCCTTTATGCCATGGTGGGCGCGACTGACGTGGCGGGTCACACACCTGCGCGTCGCTAGCGCCTGGAAATGGTACATTcgtaatttatcatttctgcTGAGTGTCTTGCCGGCACTTCTCGGTGGAAACCGCCTTCCGAACCGAaagtagagtcgctacaaacatactgacttgacgttaaattaaatcaactcaaattaaatcaaattagcacacacacaaacacaaggactgatatgcacgtcaatgacaagtgcacatagcattgacaaagcgtcatataaacttaatttgcaaaaaaattagcacaaaatttaactcaccgataagtgttcggtgagttaaattttgtaatgTTTAATGATTACACTACTATCTTACTATGATAGTTAACTCACAATAGCCGCTTTTGTgatctaatattttattagttcgCTGGTGGAAACAAAAGTGGATttcattttgacgtgacaatgtcttataattcgatggagccggctgcacgcacgaaaaaacatgacgcatgcggcgttacctcgctctgaggcgttcaaggcttgaagtgcaagcgagagcgcgaaacgagcgacaaagaggcacagtcggcctccgcgttcgacatctgtctctctcctacttgagtgagcgatgcgtccgcgtggacagcttctatacaataatacatttacatgttttcggcaaggatgaagtgcagtggaaagtgaatgtggtgtcaattgtttatagcaacgataatatctatcaaacaaatgaaattaaaattttcttttgaaaaatgcaaccattccatcagtattttcttacgacgttgtcacgttcaactatcgtcagtaagccgactttacagacaaccaattttttatcgCAGTATtgattcttattcaaataattagttttatcaAGAAGAGtactgaaaagatttttatcttgttaaagCGTTATAAAaacgtgttgctctgtttataagcgatgttTTTCAACTTCgcatcagatgggccatctgctttgtctGTCAATTAtcatttctattttaaaaaaaaacacttctgcTGAGTAGGTAcagtaataaagattttttttttattctaagatACCGGGGGTATCTTTCCATCGTTCTTTACTTctaactatggagggtagaggtaaggaggatcatctgtgtatatgaaaaagtgtcgtcaaaatgtattaaattaggatggcgccacatttgcatcagggtaactcttaaaagaagcgccaaatataaatattgttagagtaggcttgaaaaataaacaaggaagtaaggttaggtatatttaccacaatattttgtacaacgtaagttgttgaaattctcaataattaactactttagtcgataatgacattaaattttttaactcggcatacttcaattcatctacgattgctacattcataccataccctgtgcatccaccagcgccattgtggaggatttttgaactgttatttagcgcaacaactggacactttttcaacttttctcccatataaaatgactctccttacctctaccctccatacttctaacgcgtgtgcataagtacacacacgtttttttttgccgtttttatgcTGCTAGCGCGAGTCCGActtgcaggttttttttttttttataacgtttACCTTATGGCATATTGGGCATTTATATAGCGTCTTGCCCATGTGGTTGTAGTTTACGTGGTCGTTCAGCTCTCTCATTGTACGGAAGCCCTTCTCGCACATCGTACATTTGTACCTGagggcaaaaaaaaacaaatcttttttttttttttaattttcaagtaGGCACTTTATAGCACACaggtataagcacttttgaaacgtctagtctgtctgtttgtagtgactctaccgagaagaagccggcaagaaactcagtagtcgctcttatccaacatcaacatttacaatcattttcctatcttgcgggagatgagagcgaggctggctgcttccaaccttgtcatttaggaattcatcaaatgtatagtaacctcgctgtattagatgtgtttttacacattatttcatattagtatggaatattagtatggaatattagtatggaatattagtatggaatttTAATATggaatattagtatggaatttTAGTATGGAATATTAGCATGGAATATTAGTACGGAATATTAGCATggaatattagtatggaatttTAGTATGGAATTTTAGTATGGAATTTTAGTATGGAATTTTAGTCTGGATTAATCAATCACTAACTTGTGCACGTCGGTCACGGCGTGACTGCTGGCGTACTTGAGGTGCTTCTCGTAGGAGTCGCGTGACACAAATCGCTTGTCGCACGCGACGCACTCGAAGGTCGCGCGCGCGGCGTGTATACGCGCGTGCGCGATTACGCGGTCGCGTCTGACCATTTTACCGCAAGTCGCGCATTGCTCCATGGGCTGAGGTTCTCCGTGGATCCTGGGAAAGGGATGTTatgttaattatgtttttttttgtttatatgtgttatttatatgttttttttaattcctcagactgcattctcacctggtggtaagtgatgaatgaatgaaatacactttattgtacaccaaataaaaaaaaaacaagcattagaaaaaaaatgagaaaaggtacaataggcggccttatcgcttaaaagcgatctctaccggGTAACCTACGAAATCAATATGGGTACATGAAGTTGTGAAGAAGGGTtgggatgatgcagtctaaggtggcgTGCATTGGGATTCTTACCAGATTATGCATACAGCGGGAAAATTGcgtaaaatggcaaaaatcctatGCGAGCTATAtaccaattttagggtaggcagtgcttttgtgcatatatgaagtgcacgccgctgctgttcgggagtatagtagttataccccgaatcggtttccacgcgacatcgcaccggaacactaaatcgcttagcggcacgtctttgtcggtatggtggtaactagccacggtcaaagcctcccaccagacaagagcAGAGAAATATCAGAtgatgaattcccaaattgcccctgcggggaatcgaacctgggacctcctatttaaattcactcagcgcagtgggcagcgaccctgcctttcaagtccaaggctgtgggttcgaatcccaactgataaatatttctgTAATGAAGACGAATGTGTttgtgtctgagtgtttatctgtatattaaaagtatttatgtatatcattcataaaaatattcatcagtaatcttagtacacacaacacaagcttcgcttacttttgggggctagatggcgatgtgtgtattgtcgtagcatatttatttatttatttaattatttatataaagtttccGATGTTTGAGTAAtttagcagcaagacttttttaaacatttgtagttaaaaattaccaaatcaaaaattgaacttaacgtgagcgaagccgcgcgcaaaagctagtattagcataaataagtatttatgtgtattatattcataaaaatattcaccagccatcttagtacccataacgcgagcttcgcttactttggggctagatggcgatgggtgtattgtcgaaaaattaaaaaaaaaaaaaaaaaacacttactgCTCGTGTTTATTCAGAGTGTTCTTGAACGCGAAAGACTTGCCGCATGTGGCGCATTTGTGACCCTCCCGGTGCAGCTTCAGTATATGTTTGTAACGGAGATATCTGTTCCTGTGAaactctcgtagctttcgttttgacgaatttagttgtcgccatcaacttacttctatgtaatattttacatgtaataagttattagtaataatctatctatatatataaaagagaaagtgtgtgggtatgttccgtataggctccgaaacggctggaccgatttcaatgaaactttcagggaatctccagattgacctggcgagtaatcctgtaaagtttggtgacgatcggagcactcctatttttgaaccttcaaactgtcaaatacagcttttatttactatgatgatattctattgttgggtgtacatgggtgtagataatgatcttcacccgctcgagaagagaatagaagagaatgaatacggagagaaataaatgatttaatatattatgagacttaaattaaaaatttaataatgtaagtttattgtttaaataaaataaagcaaaatctaggccggcgaagcgggctgggtacgctagtaataaataaatatactacgacaatacacacatcgccatctagccccaaagtaagcgaagcccgcgttatgggtactaagttgactgatggatatttttatgaataacatacataaatgctcagaacatacatacatataaacacccagacactataaagcattcatgctcatcacacaaatattttccagtagtgggaatcgaactcacggccttgggctcagaaagcagggtcgctgcaaactgcgccaatcggccgtcaatcgtcGTGATGGtcgtggagtggtttttgatgcttcaatataagtagTGTACACAGCTTCTGgttgttcttaactctgtggttTCGAacgttttaacataaaaaaaaacttactcaaAATACGTATTGCAGTCAGAACATTTGAACCCCACGGTGGACTCTTCACTAGTTCTATCAATATTGCGTTCTTTCTTTTTTTGCGCCAGAATTGGATTCGTCAGCATTGCTTTTCTTTTGAGCTGtggaataaagtattttaatttaattactgtcaaaaaaaaaaaaaaaattgacggccgggtggcgcagtgggcagcgaccctgctttctgagtccaaggtcgtgggttcgattcccacaactggaaaatgtttgtgtgatgagcatgaatgtttttcattgtctggctgtttataaatatattgtaagtatttatgtatattacatattcatataattattcatcagttatcttagtatccataacacaagctttgagactagatggcgatgtgtattgtcgtaatatatttatatatttatatacaagttAAGAGGttctgtgattcgaactcggcaccaccgaaagcgaagtcgaaatcctacccactgggctatcaccgctacgacaataaacattcaataaatataaataatctcacCTTTTTTAACATTCCCGGTGTTATTGCATTCCTCATAGAATGTATGTTTTTCAAATGTAACAATATATCTATGGCGGTGTAATACTCTTTGGTGCAAAAGTTGCATTGGTATTTCAAGAAATGCTCGGATCTGTGGTCCGGCAGCCACCAGAACTTGATGTATACCTGACATATGTCACATTGTATAAACTTCGGCTTCTGTAACACACAATTCCCCTTATCATCGATTctagacggccgatttgcgcagttcgcagcgaccctgcttcctgagtccaaggccgtgggttcgattcccactactaaaAATGTCAGAACTTGATGTATACCTGACATATGTCACATTGTATAAACTTCGGCTTCTGTAACACACAATTCCCCTTATCATCGATTctagacggccgatttgcgcagttcgcagcgaccctgcttcctgagtccaaggccgtgggttcgattcccactactaaaAATGTCAGAACTTGATGTATACCTGACATATGTCACATTGTATAAACTTCGGCTTCTGTAACACACAATTCCCCTTATCATCGATTctagacggccgatttgcgcagttcgcagcgaccctgcttcctgagtccaaggccgtgggttcgattcccactactaaaAATGTCAGAACTTGATGTATACCTGACATATGTCACATTGTATAAACTTCGGCTTCTGTAACACACAATTCCCCTTATTATCGATTctagacggccgatttgcgcagttcgcagcgaccctacttcctgagtccaaggctgtggattcgattattataaaaatgtacttGATAAATACCAAAAGCTACGCTTAGGATTGCTATAGAATTGCTTTTCACATGGACAACTGTATGTTGCGTGTTCCCGAGTCGGCAAACCAGATagtctttatattaaaaatattgtgtaaaaaTGTTGTGTTcttatattatgtaatgtaaactttattttgtttctcatttctcaaccattccataaaaatgtgccacagcaaagcgtggcagggtacaactagtagtttttataatttttattagtgtttttacctacacttggaggaattatcaaattttataaattaagcaatgtgtcatctcttgtttcaaacgtttctcattgtaatatggacctttgaaaaagtagatcgaaactgcaacgtttcctactagatgacgctacagtcgctataagactgatgtaaaaggcacatactaatttcggcatcgacggtaggagagccgtagcttaattggtgaaagcgctcaggccgcgattgcccgagagtcgcaggttcaaatcctgtcggttccgaaaattttttatatgcattttaaatttataaaaaaacaactagtagttttataaatattaattttaattatatacctgcaaatttctttttaaatttttcaaagaaGTTGtgacgggtatagaaacgcaaaaagcaagaTAAATTAAGctggccgcccggccgcgaataacatagaaAGAGatacatagtttggaaataaaactgaacctggtaggtagcgctgcaattcgtttctaggtttttttaagatattaaaacctctaataaccgattcggtgcagatgaagttgcgcgggtcagctagtagtaaataaaagtagaaGTGTCACTGGACCATTGCTCGGAGAACTGATAAACATTGGGGTACCAAGGTGCTGGACCGGAAACCCTATACTGGACAGCCCAGTTTTCGTAGACCCCTTAGTTTCGTAGATCAAATTTAGTTATTCACAAGTAACGCGAGGACCACTGTTTACCACGGtacaaagtagcctatgtgttaaACCAGCATAAACAATCTTATCTCCAATTTAAATTGAAGTCAGTTCCATTCAGTACGAGAAGAGTTACAATAATCAATACATCTATACTTCCTCATCCTCGCATACTTtcacttatataataatactacccagcgccatctgtcgggctgatttgtgaatctaaaccatccaggttgccacacaaacgcatacaaacaaattcgttcaaatcggtccagccgtttaggaggagttcagtgacatacacatgcacacaagaaatatatatataaagatcaGTAAGAAATAGGTTTGTTAGTTCTCACCTGTACATGCAATCTTTTGTTGTGTTCCTCTAATTCAATTTCATCCTTAAACACGTCAACACATGATTTACATTTGTTTGATGCATTAACATAACCTTCTTCTAACTTTCTCTTTTCTATGCTATCCAATAACTCTTCCTCTGTCATTCTTATTCTAGAAAATCCCTCTTCCTTTACACATTCTTCTCCGTTTTTAACTTTTCTCCTGTTCATTTCATCATTCTTTAGTTCTCTATTTATCAATAGCGGTTCTATTACTATTTCATTTTCTAATAAAATCATGTTTTCCTGATTATCAACTTTTCTTTTGTTgatatcattttttaattttctattcttTAACAAAAGAGCTTTTATTTCTACTTTATTTTCTAATGCTTTCTTATTTATGATATCTTCTTCTTTGTTATAAGTAGAttgttttttaacttttctgTTAATCGAAACTCTTTTgttaatatctttttttaatttcccttTCTTCAACAGAAGTGgtttaatttctattttattgtcTATTACATTTATCTCATCAATAATATCTGCAGTCATATCTTCGTCACTTATGCTAGCTAATTCcttatctatataaattaaGGGTAGTGTTTGTTCCGTTTCACCTTTTATATCTGGTCCGCAATCTATAAAATTGTCTATTATattgtcattaaatatatattctttgtCATAAGTGTTCCTATGGATCCAAGCTAATTTTGAAAGACTATTTTGTGCTTTTGGCTGGAAAAAAAGAACACTTAATTATTCTggatcagtataaaaaaaattatcaaacaaATTTTCTAGTTATACAGATAATGACCCCAATCAATACTGTTTTCTGCTAAGCCAAACAGCAGCGCCTTTTGGCTGAAAATCAGGAGTTATTTAGCCTTCTACGAATGTCGCACGATTTCAAGAGgtgatatgaaataaaattttaatttaaaagtaaatttatgtgcaaaaatattgaaaagaacCTTTAAAATGTAGTATTTGTTTTTGGATACGCTAAGTCGTCAGCTATGGCtggatattatttatgtaatgaaaattaagcttaatttgctatactccgctaacagcagcagaatctgtatggtgtaatttataattacttcaaaccatatactccacatcaaacggATCCTTGGcaatttaccctctacgcatgcaCAAGTCAATAGTTGTTAAGTCAGGTCTGCTGCTggccgcggagtatagcaaattaagcttaattttcataatatactatcgatttccgcaaagtatcgcctgcttctatcgaatattatttatgtagttCAGTGAAAGGTGGTATTGAAGTTTACGTCAAGTTCACCTACTTACAGTAATTTGTTCATCAAAAATTTGACATAGCTGTTTCTGAGCAATGCACACTTGGTCTCGAAACTTTCTTTGTCTCCTCATAAAAGAGTTGCATTCCCAGCAAATGAACAGATGTGTTGCGTCTCTACTGAACATTgcctgaaaattaaatttatttaaatgtaattgtatatcattagAGACAGACATTTGCTGTGGGGACAGTTTGTTTTCCCGAGATAAAAATTAGGCTATGTTACTCTCCCCCGTTTAAACTAACTCATTACAAAAActtaagttgattggttgcttagtgagAATGTGAAGGAACAATAGACAGACAAACATacgttttcatttataatactaattaaGATATGTTAGTAATAATAGCTGGgacagcatcactccctgaaccACTTGGTGAATTGGGGGGCCTGCTAAAGCCCtggaagcttctggagtgagctcagttggctggagtgacccagcggggagccgtaccagtggcactacgtacaacggaaggttccggccgaccaagtgcggagacaagcccagagaaagaaagaaTTGCTGGGACTGATAACTTAACATATAATCTTAAGTAAAgaacattataattattgttaaagtcCATTAACATGTTTTAGCGCAGTAGTTAGAGAGaattagagcatagacccactatGCTCTAATTCTCTCTAACcaatgagagaggaggccttgAGGATGATGGTACAGCACATGCAAACTCAAACTCTACACTTTCTTCAACAGAGTCCCAGTCACCAGTAACTGTCTCtgaggagagagagagagtaacataggctactttaacaattattatcgaGGTGCAAAGTGACAGCATTATAGCAGCAGCAACATAAGCTcctttttatccctggaaatcAAACATTGTCAAAATTCTCAC
This region includes:
- the LOC120635841 gene encoding zinc finger protein 90-like is translated as MGDYSRFVLKKICCTCLSVDRKLSQLCKLEDGVNNLFFLLSSDSEAYKAMFSRDATHLFICWECNSFMRRQRKFRDQVCIAQKQLCQIFDEQITPKAQNSLSKLAWIHRNTYDKEYIFNDNIIDNFIDCGPDIKGETEQTLPLIYIDKELASISDEDMTADIIDEINVIDNKIEIKPLLLKKGKLKKDINKRVSINRKVKKQSTYNKEEDIINKKALENKVEIKALLLKNRKLKNDINKRKVDNQENMILLENEIVIEPLLINRELKNDEMNRRKVKNGEECVKEEGFSRIRMTEEELLDSIEKRKLEEGYVNASNKCKSCVDVFKDEIELEEHNKRLHVQKPKFIQCDICQVYIKFWWLPDHRSEHFLKYQCNFCTKEYYTAIDILLHLKNIHSMRNAITPGMLKKLKRKAMLTNPILAQKKKERNIDRTSEESTVGFKCSDCNTYFENRYLRYKHILKLHREGHKCATCGKSFAFKNTLNKHEQIHGEPQPMEQCATCGKMVRRDRVIAHARIHAARATFECVACDKRFVSRDSYEKHLKYASSHAVTDVHKYKCTMCEKGFRTMRELNDHVNYNHMGKTLYKCPICHKALATRRCVTRHVSRAHHGIKEKSGDKILCQTCGKAFRDKKCLREHELIHTGEKPLSCDMCGRTFRQSACLYTHRRRVHKVAPKRLQVQHAEAVRDEQTEIH